Proteins encoded together in one Vigna angularis cultivar LongXiaoDou No.4 chromosome 5, ASM1680809v1, whole genome shotgun sequence window:
- the LOC108339813 gene encoding uncharacterized protein LOC108339813 — protein MTLGTIFKSLCYIHVVKTYVIDPLGTFGPSMLPTIDSTASIFLTEKISTRFGKVDREDIIVFCDPQKPGRYLTKRVIGLEGDRITYSSNPETNDLVDDNFTHISYPENNDKPQTVVVPKGSIWVEGDNKSNSRDSRKFGPVPYGLIDSKIFWRIYPFQYFGPFWNK, from the exons ATGACATTGGGGACTATTTTTAAGAGCTTGTGTTATATACATGTTGTCAAGACCTATGTGATCGACCCTCTTGGG ACCTTTGGTCCTAGCATGCTTCCTACAATCGATTCGACAGCAAGTATCTTCTTGACTGAAAAGATCTCAACCCGATTTGGTAAAGTTGATCGTGAAGATATTATAGTCTTTTGCGACCCTCAAAAACCTGGGCGTTATCTGACCAAACGCGTGATTGGGTTGGAGGGTGATAGGATTACGTACAGTTCCAATCCTGAGACCAATGACTTGGTGGATGATAATTTTACACACATTTCCTATCCCGAGAACAATGATAAGCCTCAGACGGTTGTG GTTCCAAAGGGTAGCATTTGGGTAGAGGGAGATAACAAGTCTAATAGCCGTGATTCTAGAAAATTTGGTCCTGTTCCTTATGGCCTTATTGACAGCAAGATATTCTGGAGG ATATATCCATTTCAATATTTTGGACCTTTCTGGAATAAATGA
- the LOC108339918 gene encoding albumin-1 — protein sequence MAYVRLAPLALFLLATSTMFPMKKIEAVECSGACSPFEMPPCRSTDCRCVPVALVGGFCIYPTGLSSVAKMIDEHPNLCQSDDECMKKGSGNFCARYPNHYVDYGWCFDSDSEALKGFLAMHSKVSAAITK from the exons ATGGCTTATGTTAGGCTTGCTCCTTTGGCTCTCTTCTTGCTTGCCACTTCCA CAATGTTTCCGATGAAGAAGATAGAAGCAGTAGAGTGTTCAGGTGCTTGTTCACCGTTTGAGATGCCACCGTGCAGGTCAACTGATTGTCGCTGTGTCCCTGTTGCACTAGTTGGCGGTTTTTGCATTTATCCAACTGGACTTTCATCAGTGGCGAAGATGATAGACGAACATCCGAACTTATGTCAATCTGATGATGAATGCATGAAGAAAGGAAGTGGCAACTTCTGTGCTCGTTATCCCAATCATTACGTCGATTATGGTTGGTGTTTTGACTCTGATTCTGAAGCACTTAAAGGTTTCCTGGCCATGCACTCAAAGGTTTCTGCAGCAATCACCAAGTAA
- the LOC108340012 gene encoding albumin-1 translates to MAYARLAPLTLYLLAASIMFPMKMIEAADCSGACSPFEMPPCGSTDCRCIPIALFAGFCINPTGVSSVAKMINEHPNLCKSDDECMKKGSGNFCARYPNNYMDYGWCFDSDSEALKGFLAMPAAITK, encoded by the exons ATGGCTTATGCTAGGCTTGCTCCTTTGACTCTCTACTTGCTCGCCGCTTCCA TAATGTTTCCGATGAAGATGATTGAAGCAGCAGACTGTTCAGGTGCTTGTTCACCGTTTGAGATGCCACCGTGCGGGTCAACTGATTGTCGCTGTATCCCTATTGCACTGTTTGCTGGTTTTTGCATTAATCCAACTGGAGTTTCATCTGTGGCGAAGATGATAAATGAACATCCGAACTTATGTAAATCTGATGATGAATGCATGAAAAAAGGAAGTGGCAACTTCTGTGCTCGTTATCCCAATAACTACATGGATTATGGTTGGTGCTTTGACTCTGATTCTGAAGCTCTTAAAGGCTTCTTGGCCATGCCTGCAGCAATCACCAAATAA
- the LOC108339741 gene encoding albumin-1 isoform X1: protein MAYARLAPLALYLLATSIMFPMKKIEAADCSGPCLVFDTPPCGSTDCYCIPVAVLSGLCINSNGLSSVAKMIDEHPNLCKSDDECMKKGSGNFCARYPNTDIDYGWCFDSDSEALKGFLAMPAAITT from the exons ATGGCTTATGCTAGGCTTGCTCCTTTGGCTCTCTACTTGCTCGCCACTTCCA TAATGTTTCCGATGAAGAAGATAGAAGCAGCAGACTGTTCAGGTCCTTGTTTAGTGTTTGATACGCCACCGTGTGGGTCAACTGATTGTTACTGTATCCCTGTTGCAGTACTTTCTGGGTTATGCATTAATTCAAATGGACTTTCATCTGTGGCGAAGATGATAGACGAACATCCGAACTTATGTAAATCTGATGATGAATGCATGAAGAAAGGAAGTGGCAACTTCTGTGCTCGTTATCCCAATACCGACATCGATTATGGTTGGTGCTTTGACTCTGATTCTGAAGCACTTAAAGGCTTCTTGGCTATGCCTGCAGCAATCACCACGTAA
- the LOC108339741 gene encoding albumin-1 isoform X2: MAYARLAPLALYLLATSILSGLCINSNGLSSVAKMIDEHPNLCKSDDECMKKGSGNFCARYPNTDIDYGWCFDSDSEALKGFLAMPAAITT, translated from the exons ATGGCTTATGCTAGGCTTGCTCCTTTGGCTCTCTACTTGCTCGCCACTTCCA TACTTTCTGGGTTATGCATTAATTCAAATGGACTTTCATCTGTGGCGAAGATGATAGACGAACATCCGAACTTATGTAAATCTGATGATGAATGCATGAAGAAAGGAAGTGGCAACTTCTGTGCTCGTTATCCCAATACCGACATCGATTATGGTTGGTGCTTTGACTCTGATTCTGAAGCACTTAAAGGCTTCTTGGCTATGCCTGCAGCAATCACCACGTAA